TAGCCCGCACCCACCTCCCAGTCCTCGTACTGGCGACCATTGACGAACATCGGACGAGCGGTGCTGGAGAGAATCTCGAGCGTGCTATCTAAGTCAAGCGCCGGGTTGGCCTCGAGCATGAGGGCTATAACGCCCGAAACGTGCGGGGTGGCCATCGAAGTGCCCGAGATGCGGCTGTAGAAGGCGCCGTACTCGAGATCGCCGCTCCAGGGCGGCGTCACCGCGCCGGTGGTGGCGCGCGCCGCGATGATGAAGCGGCCGGGGGCGGTGATGTCGGGGTGGTGGAAGGCGTCGCCGGGGATGCCGCGCGAGGAGAAGTCCACCAGCTTGCCGTCCTTGTCGCCGGCGGCGGTCGACAGGGCGCAGGGGCTGGCGCTGTAGGGGTTCAAGGTGTCCTGCTCGGGACCGGCGTTGCCGGCGGCGAAGTTGACGATCATGCCCAAGTCGTAGGCGCGCTTGGTGGCGATGGAGATGGGGTGGAAGGGCGCGAAGCGGCCCGACGAGCCCCAGGAGTTGGTGATGATGCGGACGTTGTTGGCCTCGCGCACGTCGGGGTTCATGGCGAAGTCGAAGCCCTGCAGGGCGTAGAGGATGAAGATCGCGTCGCCCGCGCCGATGCCGACCAGGTTGGCCTCCGGCGCCATGCCGACGTAGCGGCCGTCCGACATCGCGCCGGTACCGCCCACGGTGCCGGCGACGTGGGTGCCGTGGCCCGAGGTGGTATCGGAGTTGACGGTGTCGACGGTGAAGTAGCCGCCCACGCCGATGTTGACGATCGAGGCGATGATCTTGACGTTGCGCGTCACGTTGTCGAAGTCGCCCTGGAGCTGATCGACGCCCGAGTCGAGCACGGCCACGCCGACGCCCTTGCCGGTCACACCAAAGGCCTCCCTCGCCTGCGGAGCGCCGATAAAGTCGCTCGACTCGCTCAGGAAGTACTCGAGGGGGCGGTCCTGGTAGATCGACAGCAGGCCGTAGTCCTGCAGGTTGCTCTTCAGCGTGGTGACGAGTTCGGGGGTGATCAGCGTAGAGATTGCCAGCATCGGCAGGTTCTCGAAAACGCCGAGGCCGTCGCCGCGCTTGATGCCCAGGGTGTTCGAGACGAAGTCGGCGGCGGGAGCCAGGGCGTCCTCGAAGTTGAACGACAGGATCAGGGTGCCGACGCTGCCGTAGTCGAGTGTGGGATCGACGACGGCGTTGGTCATCGTCGCCTGCGCGCCGTCGCTGGCGTAGAGCGCCACGCAGTCGGGCACGGTCTCGACCACCGGCTCCTCGATGATGTGCTTTGGACCCTTGCCTTTACCTTTATTGAGCGCGTCGATGTCTCCGTCGCCGAAGGGCGCGGTCTGCGAACAGGCCGCTAGGATAAACGCCGACAGCACCAACAGGATTAGCCATTTAGCTCGTTGCATCTGGATACTCCTTTGTATATAAATTGGGCATACGTTACAATTATATTACAATGTCGTCTGAACTTCTGTCGTCTGAACTTCTCGATGCCATGCTCAATATAGCCTCTAACATGAAGATTGTCAAGCTGTGTACTTTTCGCTATTTCCCTGTTTAGTACACAACATCCAAATTTTCGCAGCCTGGGTATGGCCAGAGCTGTTTAACTTTCTCATGTTTTTCATACTACTTGCTTTGTGAATGGTCCATGTTTATTCACATTTTTCATGCGCCTGCTATGGTATCCTCAGACTCGGCCACGCCCGTAGGCGCAGGCCTTTTGCGGCAGAGGCCTACGAGACCCTCGAGCCGCGACCCTCCCTGGTGCGGATACCGGAGTTCCCATGGCACCAATGAGAAGCAGGGGTGGGAGCACGCTCCCACCCCTGCTTCTCTTGGGTCGGTTCTCGTTGGACCCGGCGGCAGCTAATACCGAAACACCGCCGCGATCGGCGCGCCGTCGGGAATCTCGTCGGGCTGCACGGCGTAGACCGTGCCGCCGTTCAGCAGCGTCTGCACCGCGGCGAAGTCGAGCAGGTCCTGGTCGCCCGGCTGCCGCTCGTCATGGACGGTGACCTCGTTCTGAGCGGGGTCGGCCACGCCCCACCTGCGCACGCCGAGCTGCACGAAGAGGGTGTCCACCCTACCCTGGCCCGCCGCGGGCACGATCTCCCTGAGGGTCCTCGAGGCCTGGCCGGTCCCGGCGAGCTGGCCGAACCTGGCCATCGCCTCCTCGTGCGCCCGCTTGAAGTGGGGCTCGACGACCTCCCAGGCCTTTTCACGCAGCTCGCCCATGCGCCAGCCGTCGGGGTTGCCGTGCGCGCCCTCCTCGAGCAGGTGCCCGTACGAGTTGGCCTCGCGGTAGATGGGGTGCAGGTAGTCCACCCCGGCGATCACCATCGGCGCGCGCTTGTCCTTCAGGTGCTCCATCAGCCCCCGGTCGATCTGCTGGAAGTAGCGCAGGATGTCGGTCTTCTTGCTCTCCTCCGGGCCGTGGCCGTGGAAGATGGCGGGGCCGCGGCCGCCCTGGCGAGGGTTGCCGCCACCGCCGGCCATGCCGCTGGTGTGGTGCTGGAGCTGCTTTTCGGGGTCGTCGTACTTGAGCGCGTCGGCCAAGCTCTCGGGGACGTTGTCGAGCTCGACCTCGGTGACCGTGTGGCGGGTGGCCTGCAAGAGCCGCAGCTCGTTTTGGCTCAGGGCCAGGATGTAGTACCGCCCGTCGTTGGCCAGGAGTTGCAGGAGCGGCTTGAGGTGAAAGCGGTCGGTGACCACGGAGAACTCGTCGAAGGAGACCGGCAGGCGGTAGAGGTGGAAGGTCCCCGGCGCCAGAAAGAGCGCCAGGCCGTCGCCCTGGTGCTGCCAGAACGCGATGTTGTCGCGCAGCAGCGCGCGAGCGGGCTCCAAGATAGCGTCTATATCGTCACGTCTCAGGCCCTGCTCCGAGAGCTGGTTGTCGGCGTCCGTGAGCAGGTTCTTGAGGCGGATGGGGTCCTGCTCGGCGTCCTCGCCCCTCGGGTGGGTGGGCAGGTAGATGGAGACGCAAGGTCCCTCTTGGGGTTTCGCGGCGAGCATCTCGAGGATGTCTTTTGAAATCACGTCCATACTTGCTCCTTTCGGTGTGCGGCTGTGGCCACGCGGCGGCTGGCCACGGCCATGGGTTTTTTGGATACTAACGCCGTAGGCGCCGAGCGACTTGGGTTCAAGTTGATATCCGCTCGAGCCCTCGACCCCAGGCGAGCAGGTGCCCTCAAGCTCCGCACATCCTTGCACGTCCACCCATTCCCATACGATACGCGAACATCCAAGCCAAGCCCGCCCGTGTAAGGATAGGTGAGTGGCCGGAGAAGCTGTGCATTTGTTCGCTTATATGGCAAAAGGCTGAGAAAATGCCTACAGCTTACAATCGGACAGTGAACAGATTGGCATAGTAGAAACGCGAAGCCCGTTACAACAGGGACCAAAATCCATTTCATTGCGCTTTGGAAACGGGCCACTCGAGCCAAAGCCGGAGGTAGACAGCATGGACTTCAAGAAGACACTCAGCGCACGGGTGGACCGCCGCAAGCTACTCAGAAATCTGGGCGTCGTGGGCGCCGGTGCCGTGCTGACGGCATGTGGCCCTCGCGGCATCACCCCGCCGCCGGACAACGGCAACGGCAACGGTGCGGCCAACCTGGACGCCGCGATTCTCAACTTCGCCCTCAACCTCGAGTACCTAGAGGCCGCCTTCTATCTGGCCGTTGTCGGTCGCCTGAGCGAACTTCCCGGTGGCGACGCGGACATTGTCCTGCCCGCCGGTTATGACCCCAGCCCCGGCTCGAGCCTCTACCCCGCGGTAGGCCCCATCGACAACCCGATCGCGGAATACGCCCAGGAGCTCGCGGACGACGAACTCAACCACGTCGTCTTTCTGCGCAACGCCCTGCAAGGGGCGGGCGCGCCCGTCGCGGAGCGCCCGGTCATCAACCTGGCCGACTCCTTTGAAGCGGCCGCGAGCGTCGCCTTTGCGGGCGTCACCGACCCCAGCGCCCTCGGCCTCCCCGCCGACTTCACGCCCGCCGACTTCAACCCCTTCGCCAACGACCCCTTCTTCCTGCACGGCGCCTTCATCTTCGAAGACGTCGGCGTGAGCGCCTACCACGGCGCCGCGGAGTTCATCACCGACCCGGCCTTCTTGAGGGCGGCAGCGGGCATCCTGGCGGTCGAGGCCTACCACTCGGGCTCCATCCGCACTCAGCTCTACGCCGCGGACATGCGCAGGGCCGACTTCTTCGGCGGCCTTGACACCTGGTCCATCGTAAACGCCATCTCGAACGCGCGCGACTCGCTCAACCCCGGGGTGGACAACGACCAGGGCGTCGTCGGCAACCCCAACTTCCCCGAGTCGCTGGCACACGAGGGGCCCGACGGCCTGGGCGCCAACATCGTGCCGGGCGATCAGAACAGCATCACCATTCCGCGCACCCCGCGCCAAGTCGCCAATATCGTCTACCTGGGCGTCGACACCGCCTCGGGCGGCTTCTTCCCCGACGGCATCAGCATTCCAGCGGGTCTCGAGGACGACTTCGCCACCCTGCTCGGACTGTAGCCCTTTGCGCCAGTACCGGCCCAGGCCGGTACTGGCTCTTCTTTCTCCAAACCCCAACCGCAAAACCCAAATGCAAGTTGACAGAAGATTTCACCCGCCCAAGCGTGCTAACATGGCCTTATATGAATCCTAATATCAACCCTGGAGGTAGATGATGCGTATCGGACCCTTTGGCATCTGGGAGATTTTGATCATCCTGGTTGTCGTTTTGCTCCTCTTTGGCCCCAAGCGCCTGCCCGAGCTCGCCAAGAACGTCGGCCAGTCGGTCCG
The sequence above is a segment of the Deinococcota bacterium genome. Coding sequences within it:
- a CDS encoding S8 family serine peptidase, which encodes MQRAKWLILLVLSAFILAACSQTAPFGDGDIDALNKGKGKGPKHIIEEPVVETVPDCVALYASDGAQATMTNAVVDPTLDYGSVGTLILSFNFEDALAPAADFVSNTLGIKRGDGLGVFENLPMLAISTLITPELVTTLKSNLQDYGLLSIYQDRPLEYFLSESSDFIGAPQAREAFGVTGKGVGVAVLDSGVDQLQGDFDNVTRNVKIIASIVNIGVGGYFTVDTVNSDTTSGHGTHVAGTVGGTGAMSDGRYVGMAPEANLVGIGAGDAIFILYALQGFDFAMNPDVREANNVRIITNSWGSSGRFAPFHPISIATKRAYDLGMIVNFAAGNAGPEQDTLNPYSASPCALSTAAGDKDGKLVDFSSRGIPGDAFHHPDITAPGRFIIAARATTGAVTPPWSGDLEYGAFYSRISGTSMATPHVSGVIALMLEANPALDLDSTLEILSSTARPMFVNGRQYEDWEVGAGYIDAYAAVKAAAETAGSRVVVDTEALDSWEGVVGPAVSLI
- a CDS encoding ferritin-like domain-containing protein, whose protein sequence is MDFKKTLSARVDRRKLLRNLGVVGAGAVLTACGPRGITPPPDNGNGNGAANLDAAILNFALNLEYLEAAFYLAVVGRLSELPGGDADIVLPAGYDPSPGSSLYPAVGPIDNPIAEYAQELADDELNHVVFLRNALQGAGAPVAERPVINLADSFEAAASVAFAGVTDPSALGLPADFTPADFNPFANDPFFLHGAFIFEDVGVSAYHGAAEFITDPAFLRAAAGILAVEAYHSGSIRTQLYAADMRRADFFGGLDTWSIVNAISNARDSLNPGVDNDQGVVGNPNFPESLAHEGPDGLGANIVPGDQNSITIPRTPRQVANIVYLGVDTASGGFFPDGISIPAGLEDDFATLLGL